From the Chitinolyticbacter meiyuanensis genome, one window contains:
- a CDS encoding site-specific recombinase, whose translation MQAILAKLKQTAPDAAFELLTQLVAELRPRKATDQRAAVNSVQALCYLLEQHPDYRAALRAALLHLLSTSWQVPLYTETGILSNETFFSTLRRRIGLRLLPPVMNPASLKDRLAALFNRADDYEWLEVVPREHWFELGRALHFEEETDNDSIVRTRLQMLEAIQVLSTRLAAIGTEPEIIHNLPDTRRFESPFVHQNVETQAYIARYRAALVEKGLPKDDDAQILVLLDQCEAQIAKVRKSAARQGVSVSLTYHLLRIRQHIERIRLLLDLVDPDGDRDQHAERLLSTMMNLVRAENRRHSIRDVFSENTELLALQVTDHASRTGEHYIAENRREWMSMFRSAAGAGFIVGFMALLKLLTSKMHLPLLVEALAFGLNYSLGFMLIHMLHFTIATKQPAMTAAKIAASIHQQTTKSGKKQLDLDELAVLIVKVLRTQFIAIFGNVIVAMPVALGIAWLWLYTSGSAPVDATKAQHLLHDLSPIASLAVFHAGIAGVCLFLAGLISGYYDNKAIYNQIPQRIAALPWLNRIVGESRTRRFAGYIEHNLGALAGNFYFGMMLGTIGTIGVLLGLPVDIRHITFASANLAYAAVALDFQLPLRVLLISLLGIGLIGLTNLAVSFGLALWVALRSRKLTFRVTRPLLGRILRHFITRPGDFLLPPREQPALPVAVTSQPDIDLAETARDWVRLRR comes from the coding sequence ATGCAGGCGATACTCGCAAAACTGAAACAGACGGCGCCCGACGCCGCATTCGAGCTACTGACTCAACTGGTGGCCGAGCTGCGGCCACGCAAGGCCACCGACCAGCGCGCCGCGGTGAACAGCGTGCAGGCGCTGTGCTACCTGCTGGAGCAGCATCCGGACTACCGCGCCGCCTTGCGTGCTGCCCTGCTGCACCTGCTGTCGACCAGCTGGCAGGTGCCGCTCTATACCGAGACCGGCATCCTCTCCAACGAGACCTTCTTTTCCACGCTGCGCCGGCGGATCGGCCTGCGGTTGTTGCCGCCGGTGATGAATCCGGCGTCGCTGAAGGATCGGCTGGCCGCGCTGTTCAATCGGGCGGACGACTACGAATGGCTGGAAGTGGTACCGCGCGAGCACTGGTTCGAGCTCGGCCGTGCGCTGCATTTCGAGGAAGAGACCGACAACGACAGCATCGTGCGCACCCGGCTGCAGATGCTGGAGGCGATCCAGGTGCTGTCGACGCGCCTCGCTGCCATCGGCACCGAGCCGGAGATCATCCACAACCTGCCCGATACCCGGCGCTTCGAATCGCCATTCGTGCACCAGAACGTCGAGACCCAGGCGTATATCGCCCGCTATCGGGCCGCGCTGGTGGAGAAGGGCCTGCCCAAGGATGACGACGCGCAGATCCTGGTGCTGCTCGACCAGTGCGAGGCACAGATCGCCAAGGTAAGGAAGAGCGCGGCGCGGCAGGGCGTGTCGGTCAGCCTCACCTATCACCTGCTGCGCATCCGCCAGCACATCGAGCGCATCCGGCTATTGCTCGACCTGGTCGATCCGGATGGCGATCGCGACCAGCACGCCGAGCGCCTGCTCAGCACGATGATGAACCTGGTGCGCGCCGAGAACCGCCGCCACAGTATCCGCGACGTGTTCTCGGAGAACACCGAGTTGCTGGCGTTGCAGGTGACCGATCATGCCAGCCGCACCGGCGAGCACTACATCGCGGAGAACCGCCGCGAATGGATGTCGATGTTCAGGTCGGCCGCCGGGGCCGGCTTCATCGTCGGCTTCATGGCGCTGCTGAAGCTGCTGACTTCCAAGATGCACCTGCCCTTGCTGGTCGAGGCCCTGGCGTTCGGCCTCAACTACTCGCTCGGCTTCATGCTGATCCACATGCTGCACTTCACCATCGCCACCAAGCAGCCGGCGATGACCGCCGCCAAGATCGCCGCATCCATCCACCAGCAGACCACCAAGAGCGGCAAGAAGCAGCTCGATCTCGACGAGCTGGCGGTACTGATCGTGAAGGTGCTGCGCACGCAGTTCATCGCCATCTTCGGCAACGTGATCGTCGCCATGCCGGTGGCGCTTGGGATCGCCTGGTTGTGGCTCTATACCTCCGGCAGTGCGCCGGTCGACGCGACCAAGGCGCAGCATCTGCTGCACGATCTCTCGCCGATCGCCAGCCTCGCGGTATTCCATGCCGGCATTGCCGGGGTCTGCCTGTTCCTTGCCGGGCTGATCTCCGGCTATTACGACAACAAGGCGATCTACAACCAGATTCCGCAGCGCATCGCCGCACTGCCCTGGCTCAACCGCATCGTCGGCGAGAGCCGTACCCGGCGCTTCGCCGGCTATATCGAGCACAACCTCGGCGCACTGGCGGGTAACTTCTACTTCGGCATGATGCTGGGCACCATCGGCACCATCGGCGTGTTGCTCGGCCTGCCGGTCGATATCCGCCACATCACCTTCGCCTCGGCCAACCTCGCCTATGCCGCGGTCGCGCTCGATTTCCAGCTGCCGTTGCGTGTGCTGCTGATTTCGCTCTTGGGCATCGGCCTGATCGGTCTCACCAACCTCGCGGTCAGCTTTGGCCTCGCGCTCTGGGTGGCGCTACGCTCGCGCAAGCTCACCTTCCGTGTCACCCGCCCGTTGCTCGGGCGCATCCTGCGACACTTCATCACCCGGCCAGGCGATTTCCTGCTGCCACCGCGCGAACAGCCGGCACTGCCGGTTGCTGTGACCAGCCAGCCCGACATCGATCTAGCGGAGACCGCCCGTGACTGGGTACGCCTGCGTCGCTGA
- a CDS encoding DUF3422 family protein encodes MNAPLALPRLNDHPQRRQLNDEAHARPYEPLATPACASYLAYLHRNASHEQELWLIGELCAWGNVPAPPAGCLHWSTVVGDVRIKWARHTEFSSLTVIAERSAEAPFVQTALTALPPDWLAQLPGNVLHAAHAWLLPELDLPGEADAVSAQYFEGHELIGARIGDGAGVAYTDFRIHADGYTRYVLGNAGMGARQAGRMLQRLFELDTYRMLAFLALPLAKSISPELSDADRELAELTGAMSNAREEDEPALLNRLTQLAARIESALSKTDFRFSAAHAYYEIVQRRVAELREVRIQGVQPFLEFVERRLSPAMDTCESVARRQRVLATRVARASSLLRTRVEITHERQNQQLLASMDKRARLQLRLQETVEGLSVAAITYYAVGLVGYGAKGIKSAGVALNVELVTALAIPLVALTVAWGLRRMRRVLAAHAD; translated from the coding sequence ATGAATGCGCCGCTTGCTCTTCCCCGGCTCAACGACCACCCGCAGCGCCGGCAACTGAACGACGAGGCGCATGCGCGGCCCTACGAGCCGCTTGCCACGCCGGCCTGCGCCAGCTACCTAGCCTACTTGCACCGCAACGCCAGTCACGAGCAGGAGCTGTGGCTGATCGGTGAGCTTTGCGCCTGGGGCAATGTGCCGGCTCCCCCGGCCGGGTGCCTGCATTGGTCGACGGTGGTGGGCGATGTGCGGATCAAGTGGGCGCGGCACACCGAGTTCTCATCGCTGACGGTCATCGCCGAGCGGAGCGCCGAGGCGCCCTTCGTGCAGACGGCGCTCACCGCGCTGCCGCCCGACTGGCTGGCGCAACTGCCGGGCAACGTGCTGCACGCGGCGCACGCCTGGCTGCTGCCGGAACTCGATCTGCCAGGCGAGGCCGACGCGGTTTCCGCACAGTATTTCGAGGGCCACGAGTTGATCGGCGCACGCATCGGTGACGGCGCGGGCGTGGCTTATACCGATTTCCGCATTCATGCCGACGGCTATACGCGCTATGTGCTCGGCAATGCCGGCATGGGCGCCCGGCAGGCAGGCCGCATGCTGCAGCGGCTGTTCGAGCTCGACACCTATCGCATGTTGGCTTTCCTTGCGCTGCCACTGGCCAAGAGCATTTCCCCCGAGCTGTCCGATGCCGACCGCGAACTGGCGGAGTTGACCGGCGCGATGTCGAACGCGCGCGAGGAGGACGAGCCGGCCTTGCTGAATCGGCTGACGCAGTTGGCGGCGCGCATAGAGAGCGCGCTGTCCAAGACCGATTTTCGCTTCTCGGCTGCGCATGCCTACTACGAGATCGTGCAGCGGCGGGTGGCGGAGCTGCGCGAGGTACGCATCCAGGGCGTGCAGCCGTTCTTGGAGTTCGTCGAGCGGCGGCTGTCACCGGCCATGGATACCTGCGAATCGGTGGCACGGCGGCAGCGGGTGCTGGCCACCCGGGTGGCGCGCGCATCATCCCTGCTGCGCACACGGGTCGAGATCACCCATGAGCGGCAGAACCAGCAATTGCTGGCGTCGATGGACAAACGCGCCCGGCTGCAACTGCGCTTGCAGGAGACGGTGGAAGGTCTGTCGGTGGCGGCGATCACCTACTACGCGGTCGGGCTCGTCGGCTATGGCGCCAAGGGCATCAAGAGCGCTGGCGTGGCGCTGAATGTGGAGCTGGTCACCGCGCTCGCCATCCCATTGGTGGCCCTGACGGTGGCTTGGGGATTGCGGCGGATGCGCCGGGTACTGGCTGCCCATGCCGATTGA
- a CDS encoding DegV family protein translates to MRIGIVTDSCCDLPRSLIDEHGIVILPITIHGEDEHFIDNRNPAATLAFYEWVNRGDGNYTSAPLSVEEIRSLFLDKLVVEFDYVFCVTVMASRSKINENATQASLGILNSYKPIRATAGVSGPFSLRVFDSCSLFPGQGLVVAEVARLIREERSTLDIIRHIEKLQQYTQAFLIPENLNQLRNQARRKGDKSVGLASYLLGSALDIKPIIRGFHGTTEPVGRIRGFETGVEKLFDTACEHIERGLLAPTVCVSYCGDPARVRGMPGWSRLVDACAAQGLALHLSEMSTTAAVNIGTGGLAVAFASEREARFD, encoded by the coding sequence GTGCGCATTGGCATCGTCACCGATTCCTGCTGCGATCTGCCGCGTTCGTTGATCGACGAGCATGGCATCGTGATCCTGCCCATCACCATCCATGGTGAAGACGAGCATTTCATCGACAATCGCAACCCGGCGGCAACGCTGGCGTTCTACGAGTGGGTGAACCGCGGCGATGGCAATTACACCTCGGCGCCGCTCTCGGTTGAGGAGATCCGCTCGCTGTTCCTCGACAAGCTGGTGGTCGAATTCGACTACGTGTTCTGCGTGACGGTGATGGCGAGCCGCAGCAAGATCAACGAGAACGCAACCCAGGCCTCGCTCGGCATCCTCAACAGCTACAAGCCCATCCGCGCCACGGCCGGTGTCAGCGGCCCATTCTCGCTGCGGGTGTTCGACAGCTGCAGTCTGTTCCCCGGCCAGGGTCTGGTGGTGGCCGAGGTGGCACGGCTGATCCGTGAGGAGCGGTCCACCCTCGACATCATCCGCCACATCGAAAAGCTGCAGCAGTACACGCAGGCCTTCCTTATCCCCGAGAACCTGAACCAGCTGCGCAACCAGGCACGGCGCAAGGGCGACAAGAGCGTGGGCCTCGCTTCCTACCTGTTGGGCAGCGCGCTCGACATCAAGCCCATCATCCGTGGCTTTCACGGCACCACCGAGCCGGTGGGACGCATCCGCGGCTTCGAGACCGGCGTGGAGAAGCTGTTCGACACCGCTTGCGAGCACATCGAGCGCGGCCTGCTGGCGCCGACCGTGTGCGTCAGCTACTGCGGCGATCCGGCGCGCGTGCGCGGCATGCCGGGCTGGAGCCGGCTGGTCGATGCCTGCGCGGCGCAGGGGCTGGCGCTGCACTTGTCCGAGATGAGCACCACGGCGGCGGTCAACATCGGCACCGGCGGTCTCGCCGTGGCGTTCGCCAGTGAGCGCGAGGCCCGCTTCGACTGA
- a CDS encoding ExbD/TolR family protein, translating to MAFGSFDDGGDEVMSEINMTPLVDVMLVLLIIFIITVPVISHQVKLDLPRAANQPQELKPDHIALSIDATGQRFWDGKPVDEATLDSKLAEAAAKQPQPELHLSADRTVVYESVAQTLAAAQRAGMTKIGFVTDPNQQ from the coding sequence ATGGCATTCGGCAGCTTCGATGACGGTGGCGATGAGGTGATGAGCGAAATCAACATGACGCCGCTGGTCGACGTCATGCTGGTGCTGCTGATCATCTTCATCATCACCGTGCCGGTGATCAGCCACCAGGTGAAGCTGGATCTGCCGCGCGCGGCGAACCAGCCGCAGGAACTCAAGCCCGACCATATCGCGCTGTCGATCGATGCGACCGGCCAGCGCTTCTGGGACGGCAAGCCGGTCGACGAGGCTACGCTCGACAGCAAGCTCGCCGAAGCGGCGGCTAAGCAGCCGCAGCCGGAGCTGCACCTGTCGGCGGATCGCACCGTCGTCTACGAATCGGTGGCGCAGACCCTGGCCGCTGCGCAACGCGCCGGCATGACCAAGATCGGTTTCGTTACCGATCCCAACCAGCAATAG
- a CDS encoding fructosamine kinase family protein — protein MWDVIAAAIAKTVGRPVTLASPRGVGGGSINRACRVESDAGAYFVKLNRASRLAMFEAEAQGLAELAVAARVPRAVCHGVAGEHAFLVLEWLDLMPRGDDAALGRMLAGLHRITRPHHGWDRDNTIGATPQANDWCDDWVAFWCERRLLPQLELAARNGYRLRGTARLIDHVPVLFTGYVPPPSCLHGDLWSGNVGFLADGAPVLFDPACYFGDRETDLAMTELFGGFGPAFRTAYDAAWPLDPGYPRRRALYQLYHLLNHLNLFGDGYLAAAQDAVDRVVATT, from the coding sequence ATGTGGGATGTCATCGCCGCCGCCATTGCCAAGACCGTGGGCCGCCCCGTCACGCTGGCGTCACCACGCGGTGTCGGCGGCGGCAGCATCAACCGCGCCTGCCGGGTGGAGAGCGATGCCGGCGCCTACTTCGTCAAGCTGAACCGGGCAAGCCGGCTGGCGATGTTCGAGGCCGAGGCGCAGGGCCTGGCCGAACTGGCGGTCGCGGCGCGCGTGCCGCGAGCAGTGTGCCACGGCGTGGCTGGCGAGCATGCCTTCCTGGTGCTGGAATGGCTGGATCTGATGCCGCGCGGCGACGATGCCGCGCTGGGGCGCATGCTGGCGGGGCTGCACCGCATCACCCGGCCGCACCACGGCTGGGATCGCGACAACACCATCGGTGCCACGCCGCAGGCCAACGACTGGTGTGACGACTGGGTGGCATTCTGGTGCGAGCGCCGGCTGCTGCCGCAGCTGGAACTGGCGGCGCGCAACGGCTATCGGCTACGCGGCACCGCACGGTTGATCGACCATGTGCCCGTGCTTTTTACCGGCTATGTGCCGCCGCCTTCCTGCTTGCACGGCGATTTGTGGTCCGGTAACGTCGGCTTCCTCGCCGATGGCGCGCCGGTGCTGTTCGACCCGGCCTGCTACTTCGGCGACCGCGAAACCGACCTGGCGATGACCGAACTGTTCGGCGGCTTCGGCCCCGCTTTCCGCACCGCCTACGACGCAGCCTGGCCCCTCGATCCAGGCTATCCGCGCCGACGTGCGCTGTACCAGCTCTACCACCTCCTCAATCACCTCAACCTGTTCGGCGACGGCTACCTGGCTGCGGCGCAGGATGCGGTGGACCGCGTGGTGGCAACGACCTGA
- the hemB gene encoding porphobilinogen synthase: MSQRAFPAFRARRMRRDDFSRRLMREHALTANDLILPVFVLDGDNREEAIPSMPGVKRQSIDLLLETAAEAVRLGIPALALFPVTDASLKTEGAEEAWNPDGLVPRTVRALKAAFPELGVITDVALDPYTSHGQDGLTDANGYVMNDETVVALVKQALCHAAAGADMVAPSDMMDGRVGAIRQALDAAGHIHTRILAYSAKYASAFYGPFRDAVGSSGNLGKGNKYTYQMDPANGDEALHEVAMDLAEGADMVMIKPGMPYLDIVHRVKEEFGVPTFVYQVSGEYAMLKAASQNGWLNEQAVVLESLLGFKRAGADAVLTYYALDAARWLKG, translated from the coding sequence ATGAGCCAGCGTGCCTTTCCCGCCTTTCGCGCCCGCCGCATGCGTCGCGACGATTTCTCGCGCCGCCTGATGCGCGAGCATGCGCTGACGGCGAACGACCTGATCCTGCCGGTGTTCGTGCTCGACGGCGACAACCGCGAGGAAGCCATCCCGTCGATGCCGGGCGTGAAGCGGCAAAGCATTGATCTGCTGCTCGAGACCGCTGCCGAGGCGGTACGGCTCGGCATTCCGGCATTGGCGCTGTTCCCGGTGACCGACGCCAGCCTCAAGACCGAGGGCGCCGAGGAGGCGTGGAATCCGGACGGCTTGGTGCCGCGCACCGTGCGCGCACTGAAGGCGGCATTCCCCGAGCTGGGCGTGATCACCGATGTCGCGCTCGATCCCTACACCAGCCATGGTCAGGATGGGCTCACCGATGCAAACGGCTACGTGATGAACGACGAAACGGTGGTCGCGCTGGTGAAACAGGCGCTCTGCCATGCCGCAGCCGGCGCCGACATGGTCGCGCCTTCCGACATGATGGATGGCCGCGTCGGCGCCATCCGCCAGGCGCTCGATGCCGCCGGCCATATCCACACTCGTATCCTTGCCTATTCGGCCAAGTACGCCTCGGCTTTCTACGGCCCGTTCCGCGATGCGGTCGGCTCCTCCGGCAACCTCGGCAAGGGTAACAAATACACCTATCAGATGGACCCGGCCAACGGCGACGAGGCCCTGCACGAAGTGGCGATGGACCTCGCCGAGGGCGCGGACATGGTGATGATCAAGCCGGGCATGCCCTATCTCGACATCGTGCACCGGGTGAAGGAGGAATTCGGCGTGCCGACGTTCGTCTACCAGGTGTCCGGCGAATACGCGATGCTGAAGGCGGCCAGTCAGAATGGCTGGCTGAACGAGCAAGCGGTGGTGCTGGAATCGCTGCTGGGCTTCAAGCGCGCCGGCGCCGACGCGGTGCTGACCTATTACGCGCTGGATGCGGCCCGCTGGCTCAAAGGCTGA
- a CDS encoding substrate-binding periplasmic protein: protein MRLLLACLLLWSTTLHAAVTVRFASLHYPPYAGASLPEEGAMVALLREALAPLGYRVDVEYMPWTRALATQHDTRYAGILALWPRSAGEMVEHAFVPVFVSRVGYFARKPGAAPALTQLSSKRLGVVRGYRYPPVLLASGATLDWASDDLASLKKLAAGRLDYAVLEKAVGTDLLRQALPQQQTSLYWQEPSVVELPLGVGLYADRPGATLLQRRLEQALKTMRTDGRYLALTQRHGVDAYVPPPTAAKAR from the coding sequence ATGCGTTTGCTGCTTGCCTGCCTGCTGTTGTGGTCTACCACGCTCCACGCTGCCGTGACCGTACGCTTTGCCTCGCTGCACTACCCACCCTACGCCGGTGCCAGCCTGCCGGAAGAGGGCGCAATGGTGGCGCTGCTGCGCGAGGCGCTGGCGCCGCTCGGCTATCGCGTCGACGTGGAGTACATGCCGTGGACGCGGGCGCTGGCCACGCAGCACGACACGCGCTATGCCGGCATCCTGGCGCTCTGGCCCCGCAGCGCAGGCGAGATGGTCGAACATGCCTTCGTTCCGGTCTTCGTCAGCCGCGTTGGCTACTTCGCGCGCAAGCCAGGCGCCGCGCCCGCATTGACCCAGCTTTCCAGCAAACGCCTGGGCGTGGTACGTGGCTACCGTTACCCGCCGGTGCTGCTGGCTTCGGGCGCCACGCTCGACTGGGCCAGCGACGACCTCGCCAGCCTGAAGAAGCTGGCAGCGGGCAGGCTGGACTACGCAGTACTGGAAAAGGCGGTCGGAACCGACCTGCTGCGCCAAGCCCTGCCACAGCAGCAGACTTCGTTGTACTGGCAGGAACCGTCCGTGGTCGAGCTACCGCTGGGTGTCGGCCTGTATGCGGATCGCCCCGGCGCCACGCTGCTGCAGCGCCGGCTCGAACAGGCGCTCAAGACGATGCGCACCGACGGCCGCTATCTTGCGCTGACCCAGCGCCACGGCGTCGATGCCTACGTGCCGCCGCCCACCGCGGCCAAGGCCCGCTGA
- a CDS encoding NAD(P)/FAD-dependent oxidoreductase, whose translation MNAAAKPHRIVIVGGGAGGIELATRLGRSVGRAGAAEVILVDASPTHIWKPLLHEVATGALNTGEDEVNYFAHAWRNGYRFEYGFMTGLDREARSVQLAEVRDEEGTVMSAARELAYDTLVLAVGAVANDFGTAGAAENCMFLNNPHDAEKLRKRILALTFAASAHASAMPLRIAIIGAGPTGVELAAEIHHTICEMHHYGANFTPDRLEITLIEAGERILAAAPPALADYATAELEKRGIQVFTHRRVEAIEPGVVVLADGTRLAVDIAVWAAGVKASPWLAELGLEVNRGNQIKVTSTLQTLTDPAIFALGDCCEAPDGEGGKPLPATAQVAHQEAEWLADALADKLAGREVKPFVFKPQGIMVSLGKHTAVGSLAAIVGPKRNYYVEGRGAKLIYASLYRIHQAAVHGWPLTLLLWMGDKLRRVARPAIKLH comes from the coding sequence ATGAATGCAGCAGCCAAGCCGCATCGCATCGTCATCGTCGGCGGAGGCGCCGGGGGCATCGAACTCGCCACTCGACTCGGCCGCAGCGTCGGCCGCGCTGGCGCCGCCGAGGTCATCCTGGTCGACGCCTCGCCCACCCATATCTGGAAGCCATTGCTGCACGAGGTGGCGACCGGTGCGCTCAATACCGGCGAGGACGAGGTCAACTACTTCGCCCATGCCTGGCGCAACGGATACCGCTTCGAATACGGCTTCATGACCGGGCTCGATCGCGAAGCCCGGAGCGTGCAGCTTGCCGAGGTGCGCGACGAGGAAGGCACGGTGATGTCTGCCGCGCGCGAACTGGCCTACGACACGCTGGTGCTGGCGGTCGGTGCCGTCGCCAACGATTTCGGCACCGCGGGCGCGGCCGAGAACTGCATGTTCCTCAACAATCCGCACGATGCGGAGAAATTGAGAAAGCGTATCCTCGCGCTGACCTTCGCCGCCAGCGCGCACGCATCCGCCATGCCGCTGCGCATCGCCATCATCGGCGCCGGGCCTACCGGCGTGGAGCTCGCCGCCGAGATCCACCACACCATCTGCGAGATGCACCACTACGGCGCCAACTTCACGCCGGACCGGCTGGAAATCACGCTGATCGAGGCGGGCGAGCGCATTCTTGCTGCCGCGCCGCCGGCACTGGCTGACTACGCCACGGCCGAGCTGGAAAAGCGCGGTATCCAGGTATTCACCCATCGTCGGGTGGAAGCGATCGAGCCCGGCGTGGTGGTGCTGGCGGACGGCACCAGGCTCGCCGTCGACATCGCCGTGTGGGCGGCCGGGGTCAAGGCCTCGCCGTGGCTGGCTGAGCTCGGGCTGGAGGTGAATCGCGGCAACCAGATCAAGGTGACCAGCACGCTGCAGACGTTGACCGACCCCGCCATCTTCGCGCTGGGCGATTGTTGTGAGGCGCCCGATGGCGAGGGTGGCAAGCCGCTGCCGGCCACGGCTCAGGTGGCGCACCAGGAAGCCGAGTGGTTGGCCGATGCGCTGGCGGACAAACTGGCCGGGCGCGAAGTGAAGCCGTTCGTGTTCAAGCCGCAGGGCATCATGGTGTCGCTGGGCAAGCACACTGCGGTGGGTAGCCTGGCTGCCATCGTCGGCCCCAAGCGCAACTACTACGTGGAAGGGCGCGGCGCCAAGCTGATTTATGCCTCGCTCTATCGCATCCACCAGGCGGCGGTGCACGGCTGGCCATTGACGCTGCTGCTGTGGATGGGCGACAAGCTGCGCCGGGTGGCGCGGCCGGCGATCAAGCTGCACTGA
- a CDS encoding BON domain-containing protein, whose translation MTTTLTRLGLMTALVGTLFMTACASAPEQKPAAPAAAEKPAELKDAELAAAVQAALNADAELAPFALKVSGKGKDVTIEGATDTGEQMAKAGLIAEQVKGVQYVFNNIMPKN comes from the coding sequence ATGACCACCACCCTGACCCGCCTGGGCCTGATGACCGCCCTTGTCGGCACCCTGTTCATGACCGCCTGCGCCAGCGCACCGGAACAGAAGCCGGCTGCACCGGCCGCCGCCGAAAAGCCGGCCGAACTGAAGGACGCCGAACTCGCCGCCGCCGTGCAGGCCGCGCTGAATGCCGACGCCGAACTGGCCCCGTTTGCCCTCAAGGTCAGCGGCAAGGGCAAGGACGTGACCATCGAAGGTGCGACCGACACCGGTGAACAGATGGCCAAGGCCGGCCTGATCGCCGAACAGGTGAAGGGCGTGCAGTACGTGTTCAACAACATCATGCCGAAGAACTGA
- a CDS encoding 2OG-Fe(II) oxygenase — MTGYACVADALAEHGLAVLPGFLDAEETAQLAAVCRARRDGFARAGVGRAAGHAVNAAIRGDDVLWLDEDDVAVQPVLARLAALQDELNRTLYLGLARLECHLAAYPAGTFYKRHLDQHRGEDTRVVTIVLYLNQGWVAEHGGQLRIYTEEGARDVLPVGGTLVTFLSDRFEHEVLPATRERLSLTGWFRRREAGVF, encoded by the coding sequence GTGACTGGGTACGCCTGCGTCGCTGACGCGCTGGCCGAGCACGGCCTTGCCGTGCTGCCGGGCTTTCTCGATGCCGAGGAGACGGCGCAGCTCGCCGCCGTGTGCCGCGCCCGCCGCGACGGCTTTGCCCGTGCCGGGGTCGGCCGCGCCGCCGGGCATGCGGTGAATGCCGCGATCCGCGGCGACGACGTGCTGTGGCTGGACGAGGACGACGTGGCAGTACAGCCGGTGCTCGCCCGGCTTGCCGCGCTGCAGGATGAACTGAACCGCACGCTCTACCTGGGCCTGGCCCGGCTCGAATGCCATCTGGCGGCCTACCCGGCCGGCACCTTCTACAAGCGCCATCTTGACCAGCACCGCGGCGAGGACACGCGCGTGGTCACCATCGTGCTCTACCTGAACCAGGGCTGGGTGGCGGAACACGGCGGCCAGCTGCGCATCTATACCGAGGAAGGTGCGCGCGATGTGCTGCCCGTCGGCGGCACGCTGGTGACCTTCCTGTCGGACCGGTTCGAGCATGAGGTGCTACCGGCCACGCGCGAACGCCTGTCGCTGACCGGCTGGTTCCGTCGCCGCGAGGCGGGCGTGTTCTGA
- a CDS encoding inositol monophosphatase family protein: MSDLALLARLADVARRVAAEEVMPRFLSVAREKKHDGTLFTEADLASQRALARLLPELVPCPVLGEEMSEAEQQALWDANSDGLWVVDPIDGTTNFVHGLPYFAISIALMRRGRSVLGVVYLPVLDECFCAAAGAGAWLDGQPLPLVIEDIGLCDAVAVVEPKWLGGHLPTRVVTVAPFASLRNFGASTIDWCYLAAGRVDVVLHGAQKLWDYAAGALIAEEAGCHFATLSNDDYWSHKVWSRSLVAGRTPTLFEAWKTWARANR, translated from the coding sequence GTGTCCGATCTCGCCTTGCTCGCTCGTCTTGCCGATGTTGCCCGCCGCGTCGCGGCCGAGGAGGTCATGCCGCGCTTTCTTTCGGTGGCGCGCGAGAAGAAGCATGACGGTACGCTGTTCACCGAGGCCGATCTAGCGTCGCAACGGGCGCTGGCGCGTTTGCTGCCCGAGCTGGTGCCCTGCCCGGTGCTGGGTGAGGAAATGAGCGAGGCCGAGCAGCAGGCGCTGTGGGATGCCAACTCGGACGGGCTGTGGGTGGTCGATCCCATAGACGGCACCACCAACTTCGTTCACGGCCTGCCGTATTTCGCGATCTCGATCGCGCTGATGCGGCGCGGCCGCTCGGTGCTGGGCGTGGTCTACCTGCCGGTGCTGGACGAATGCTTCTGTGCGGCGGCTGGCGCCGGTGCCTGGCTCGATGGCCAGCCGCTACCACTGGTGATCGAGGACATCGGCCTGTGCGATGCCGTGGCTGTGGTCGAACCCAAGTGGCTGGGCGGCCATCTGCCGACGCGCGTGGTCACGGTGGCGCCGTTCGCCAGCCTGCGTAACTTCGGCGCCTCGACCATAGACTGGTGCTATCTCGCCGCCGGCCGGGTCGACGTGGTGCTGCACGGCGCGCAGAAGCTGTGGGACTACGCGGCCGGGGCGCTGATCGCCGAGGAGGCGGGCTGCCATTTCGCCACGTTGTCGAACGATGACTACTGGAGTCACAAGGTGTGGTCGCGCTCGCTGGTGGCCGGCCGCACGCCGACACTGTTCGAAGCCTGGAAGACCTGGGCTCGCGCCAATCGCTGA